A window from Malania oleifera isolate guangnan ecotype guangnan chromosome 7, ASM2987363v1, whole genome shotgun sequence encodes these proteins:
- the LOC131160442 gene encoding ALA-interacting subunit 5-like isoform X3: MGHYSIHFRWHSLHPHWTCFHICFRACKLLYASVVEIVDRYDRDCVPASYSNNLLAYIQSTETNKTCTRSLIVPKQMKSPVYIYYQLDKFYQNHRRYFQSRIDKQLWTGDPNLDLGHCAPENIAANGSPIIPCGLIAWSLFNDTFGFAVNDKVLQVNKKNIAWKSDKEHKFGANVYPKNFQAGGLIGGAKLNESIPLSEQEDLIVWMRTAALPSFRKLYGKIEVDLEANEKITVVIENNYNTYGFGGKKMLVLSTTSWIGGRNDFLGIAYIIVGGLCLFLAISFIFLYVIKPRPLGDPSYLSWNRNPAVQIN; the protein is encoded by the exons ATGG GTCATTACAGCATTCATTTTCGTTGGCATAGTCTTCATCCCCATTGGACTTGCTTCCATATTTGCTTCAGAGCGTGTAAATTACTTTATGCCTCC GTTGTAGAAATTGTGGACCGTTATGACAGAGACTGTGTTCCTGCAAGTTATAGCAACAATCTGCTTGCATATATTCAAAGCACTGAGACTAATAAGACTTGCACTAGGAGTTTGATT GTCCCTAAGCAAATGAAAAgtcctgtatatatatattatcaactTGATAAATTCTATCAGAACCATCGCAG ATATTTTCAAAGCAGAATTGACAAACAATTGTGGACTGGAGACCCTAACCTTGATTTAGGACATTGTGCACCGGAAAACATTGCTGCAAATGGATCTCCAATTATTCCTTGCGGCCTCATTGCGTGGAGTTTGTTCAATGACACATTTGGATTTGCAGTTAATGACAAGGTGCTACAGGTTAACAAAAAGAACATAGCATGGAAAAGTGACAAAGAGCATAAGTTTGGGGCCAATGTATATCCTAAAAATTTCCAAGCTGGGGGCTTGATTGGTGGTGCCAAGCTTAATGAGAGCATACCT CTGAGTGAACAAGAAGACCTTATTGTTTGGATGCGAACTGCTGCGCTGCCGAGTTTCCGAAAACTTTATGGGAAGATAGAGGTGGATCTTGAAGCTAATGAGAAGATAACAGTTGTAATTGAGAACAATTATAATACCTATGGTTTTGGTGGCAAGAAGATGCTGGTTCTTTCTACCACAAGCTGGATTGGTGGAAGAAATGATTTCCTAGGCATAGCCTATATTATTGTTGGTGGCCTGTGCTTGTTCCTGGCAATAAgctttatatttttgtatgtcatCAAGCCAAG GCCTCTTGGGGATCCATCCTATCTGTCGTGGAACAGAAATCCTGCAGTACAGATTAACTAG
- the LOC131160442 gene encoding ALA-interacting subunit 1-like isoform X2: MQMNPKGGPSSSGGTGTADSSAAPKRDTRKPKYSRFTQQELPACKLILTPGWVVEIVDRYDRDCVPASYSNNLLAYIQSTETNKTCTRSLIVPKQMKSPVYIYYQLDKFYQNHRRYFQSRIDKQLWTGDPNLDLGHCAPENIAANGSPIIPCGLIAWSLFNDTFGFAVNDKVLQVNKKNIAWKSDKEHKFGANVYPKNFQAGGLIGGAKLNESIPLSEQEDLIVWMRTAALPSFRKLYGKIEVDLEANEKITVVIENNYNTYGFGGKKMLVLSTTSWIGGRNDFLGIAYIIVGGLCLFLAISFIFLYVIKPRPLGDPSYLSWNRNPAVQIN, encoded by the exons ATGCAG ATGAATCCTAAAGGAGGACCGAGCTCGTCAGGGGGCACTGGAACTGCTGATTCTTCTGCTGCTCCCAAGCGGGATACCAGGAAACCTAAAT ATTCTAGGTTTACTCAGCAGGAGCTTCCTGCCTGCAAATTAATTCTGACACCAGGATGG GTTGTAGAAATTGTGGACCGTTATGACAGAGACTGTGTTCCTGCAAGTTATAGCAACAATCTGCTTGCATATATTCAAAGCACTGAGACTAATAAGACTTGCACTAGGAGTTTGATT GTCCCTAAGCAAATGAAAAgtcctgtatatatatattatcaactTGATAAATTCTATCAGAACCATCGCAG ATATTTTCAAAGCAGAATTGACAAACAATTGTGGACTGGAGACCCTAACCTTGATTTAGGACATTGTGCACCGGAAAACATTGCTGCAAATGGATCTCCAATTATTCCTTGCGGCCTCATTGCGTGGAGTTTGTTCAATGACACATTTGGATTTGCAGTTAATGACAAGGTGCTACAGGTTAACAAAAAGAACATAGCATGGAAAAGTGACAAAGAGCATAAGTTTGGGGCCAATGTATATCCTAAAAATTTCCAAGCTGGGGGCTTGATTGGTGGTGCCAAGCTTAATGAGAGCATACCT CTGAGTGAACAAGAAGACCTTATTGTTTGGATGCGAACTGCTGCGCTGCCGAGTTTCCGAAAACTTTATGGGAAGATAGAGGTGGATCTTGAAGCTAATGAGAAGATAACAGTTGTAATTGAGAACAATTATAATACCTATGGTTTTGGTGGCAAGAAGATGCTGGTTCTTTCTACCACAAGCTGGATTGGTGGAAGAAATGATTTCCTAGGCATAGCCTATATTATTGTTGGTGGCCTGTGCTTGTTCCTGGCAATAAgctttatatttttgtatgtcatCAAGCCAAG GCCTCTTGGGGATCCATCCTATCTGTCGTGGAACAGAAATCCTGCAGTACAGATTAACTAG
- the LOC131160442 gene encoding ALA-interacting subunit 1-like isoform X1, producing MQMNPKGGPSSSGGTGTADSSAAPKRDTRKPKYSRFTQQELPACKLILTPGWVITAFIFVGIVFIPIGLASIFASERVVEIVDRYDRDCVPASYSNNLLAYIQSTETNKTCTRSLIVPKQMKSPVYIYYQLDKFYQNHRRYFQSRIDKQLWTGDPNLDLGHCAPENIAANGSPIIPCGLIAWSLFNDTFGFAVNDKVLQVNKKNIAWKSDKEHKFGANVYPKNFQAGGLIGGAKLNESIPLSEQEDLIVWMRTAALPSFRKLYGKIEVDLEANEKITVVIENNYNTYGFGGKKMLVLSTTSWIGGRNDFLGIAYIIVGGLCLFLAISFIFLYVIKPRPLGDPSYLSWNRNPAVQIN from the exons ATGCAG ATGAATCCTAAAGGAGGACCGAGCTCGTCAGGGGGCACTGGAACTGCTGATTCTTCTGCTGCTCCCAAGCGGGATACCAGGAAACCTAAAT ATTCTAGGTTTACTCAGCAGGAGCTTCCTGCCTGCAAATTAATTCTGACACCAGGATGG GTCATTACAGCATTCATTTTCGTTGGCATAGTCTTCATCCCCATTGGACTTGCTTCCATATTTGCTTCAGAGCGT GTTGTAGAAATTGTGGACCGTTATGACAGAGACTGTGTTCCTGCAAGTTATAGCAACAATCTGCTTGCATATATTCAAAGCACTGAGACTAATAAGACTTGCACTAGGAGTTTGATT GTCCCTAAGCAAATGAAAAgtcctgtatatatatattatcaactTGATAAATTCTATCAGAACCATCGCAG ATATTTTCAAAGCAGAATTGACAAACAATTGTGGACTGGAGACCCTAACCTTGATTTAGGACATTGTGCACCGGAAAACATTGCTGCAAATGGATCTCCAATTATTCCTTGCGGCCTCATTGCGTGGAGTTTGTTCAATGACACATTTGGATTTGCAGTTAATGACAAGGTGCTACAGGTTAACAAAAAGAACATAGCATGGAAAAGTGACAAAGAGCATAAGTTTGGGGCCAATGTATATCCTAAAAATTTCCAAGCTGGGGGCTTGATTGGTGGTGCCAAGCTTAATGAGAGCATACCT CTGAGTGAACAAGAAGACCTTATTGTTTGGATGCGAACTGCTGCGCTGCCGAGTTTCCGAAAACTTTATGGGAAGATAGAGGTGGATCTTGAAGCTAATGAGAAGATAACAGTTGTAATTGAGAACAATTATAATACCTATGGTTTTGGTGGCAAGAAGATGCTGGTTCTTTCTACCACAAGCTGGATTGGTGGAAGAAATGATTTCCTAGGCATAGCCTATATTATTGTTGGTGGCCTGTGCTTGTTCCTGGCAATAAgctttatatttttgtatgtcatCAAGCCAAG GCCTCTTGGGGATCCATCCTATCTGTCGTGGAACAGAAATCCTGCAGTACAGATTAACTAG